Proteins found in one Nitratiruptor sp. SB155-2 genomic segment:
- the speD gene encoding adenosylmethionine decarboxylase, with product MKSLGKHLLAEYYRCDENAINDVQKVEEALVKAAEIAGATVIGKSFHRFEPYGVSGVVVISESHLTIHTWPEYGFAAVDVFTCGDHVDPMKAHEYLKEVFQTQNATVETILRGVLNIPDLRHKPGGSCITGNCGDKKIG from the coding sequence ATGAAATCTTTGGGAAAGCATCTTTTGGCAGAATATTATAGATGTGATGAAAATGCGATTAATGACGTGCAGAAAGTGGAAGAGGCGCTGGTAAAGGCTGCCGAGATTGCAGGAGCGACGGTAATAGGAAAATCGTTTCACAGGTTTGAGCCATATGGCGTGAGTGGTGTCGTGGTCATCAGTGAGTCGCATCTGACGATCCATACCTGGCCCGAATATGGGTTTGCAGCGGTGGATGTGTTTACATGTGGCGATCATGTGGATCCCATGAAAGCCCATGAATATCTCAAAGAGGTTTTCCAGACGCAGAATGCTACGGTAGAGACAATTTTACGAGGTGTTTTGAATATTCCAGATCTTCGCCACAAACCTGGTGGCAGTTGTATTACGGGAAATTGTGGAGATAAAAAAATCGGATGA
- the alaS gene encoding alanine--tRNA ligase: protein MDIRKEFLNYFASKAHTIYPSAPLVPEDPTLLFTNAGMVPFKKIFTGEMPAEVPRATSCQTCIRAGGKHNDLENVGYTARHHTFFEMLGNFSFGDYFKEEAIAYAWEFVTEVLELPVEKLWVTVHESDDEAEKIWQKFVKKDRIKRFGDKDNFWQMGDTGPCGPCSEIFYDQGEEHFKGPEDYLGGDGDRFLEIWNLVFMQYERNEAGELLPLPKPSIDTGMGLERITAIKEGVLSNYDSSLFMPLIDAISDLSKKKYIYKEGASFRVIADHIRAVTFLLSQGVMFSNEGRGYVLRRILRRGVRHGYLLGLKEPFMYRLADKVAEIMGGHYSYLYEKLSTVKEQIRAEEERFYQTIEAGMRLFEEELAKTKTIFSGDVAFKLYDTYGFPLDLTEDMLREKGLRLDKERFETLMQEQRQRAKAAWKGSGDVALSGDFKELLGLKNEFVGYEKLKAHTIITGLLDESFKKCESLKPGQKGWILLEETPFYAESGGQIGDRGEIRLYEGEKIAKVLDTKKFFDLNMSLVEAIKEVKKDEAVEAVVDKSRREIAKHHSATHILHSALRKILGEHVTQQGSLVEANRLRFDFSHPKPLNAQEIERIENFVNEVIAQGIEAKVEEMPIDKAKEKGAMALFGEKYGDVVRVVEFGDVSVELCGGTHVKNSAEIGSFFITKESGVSSGVRRIEAVCGMSAVKLAKSWRESLVKASEEVKNKDILLGIKKLKDEIKDLKQEIKNISSVSAKELASQEINGVRVVIDEVDAGDIKKIIDDLKNAHEKLAVMLFQKRGEKVLIAAGAKGVKLKAGDWVKSVAPVVGGGGGGRPDFAQAGGKNPEKIGEAKKAALEYAKEHL, encoded by the coding sequence GCTGAAGTTCCAAGAGCGACCAGCTGCCAAACCTGTATAAGAGCGGGTGGAAAGCATAATGATCTCGAAAATGTGGGCTATACCGCAAGGCACCACACCTTTTTTGAGATGCTTGGCAACTTTAGTTTCGGAGACTATTTTAAAGAGGAAGCCATCGCCTATGCATGGGAGTTTGTGACGGAAGTTTTGGAACTTCCGGTTGAGAAGCTCTGGGTGACGGTTCATGAAAGTGACGATGAAGCCGAAAAGATATGGCAAAAATTTGTGAAAAAAGATCGGATAAAACGATTTGGCGACAAAGACAATTTTTGGCAGATGGGCGATACGGGTCCATGTGGACCGTGTAGTGAAATCTTCTATGATCAGGGTGAAGAGCATTTCAAAGGGCCCGAAGACTATCTTGGCGGTGATGGTGATCGCTTTTTGGAGATATGGAACCTTGTTTTTATGCAGTATGAAAGAAACGAAGCGGGTGAACTGCTGCCGCTTCCAAAACCGAGTATCGATACGGGAATGGGGTTGGAGCGAATTACCGCTATTAAAGAGGGAGTTTTGAGCAATTACGACAGCTCACTCTTCATGCCTCTTATCGATGCTATCAGTGATCTTTCAAAGAAAAAATACATCTATAAAGAGGGCGCGAGCTTTCGTGTCATTGCAGACCATATCAGAGCCGTGACCTTTTTGCTTAGTCAAGGTGTGATGTTTAGCAATGAAGGCCGAGGCTACGTTCTTCGAAGAATTCTTAGACGGGGTGTTCGCCACGGCTATCTGCTTGGTCTCAAAGAGCCGTTTATGTATCGGTTGGCAGATAAAGTAGCTGAAATAATGGGAGGACACTACAGCTATCTGTATGAAAAACTCTCCACTGTCAAAGAGCAGATTCGTGCTGAAGAGGAGCGCTTTTATCAAACCATCGAAGCAGGAATGAGACTGTTTGAAGAAGAACTTGCCAAAACGAAAACAATCTTTAGCGGAGATGTGGCTTTTAAACTCTACGACACCTACGGATTTCCGCTCGATTTGACCGAAGATATGCTCAGAGAAAAGGGACTTCGACTAGATAAAGAGCGCTTCGAAACGCTTATGCAAGAGCAACGCCAAAGGGCGAAAGCTGCATGGAAGGGAAGCGGGGACGTAGCATTAAGTGGCGATTTCAAAGAGTTGTTGGGTCTGAAAAACGAGTTTGTGGGATATGAGAAACTAAAAGCCCATACTATCATCACAGGCCTTTTGGATGAGAGTTTCAAAAAATGCGAATCTTTGAAACCAGGACAAAAGGGATGGATTTTACTGGAAGAGACCCCATTTTATGCCGAAAGTGGTGGACAAATTGGAGATAGAGGTGAAATACGCCTGTATGAGGGTGAAAAAATCGCAAAAGTCCTTGATACGAAGAAATTTTTTGATCTCAATATGAGTCTTGTAGAAGCGATAAAAGAGGTCAAAAAAGATGAAGCGGTTGAAGCGGTTGTCGATAAGAGTAGAAGAGAAATCGCCAAGCACCATTCCGCTACCCACATTTTACACTCTGCACTTCGCAAAATTTTGGGAGAGCATGTGACGCAGCAAGGAAGTTTGGTTGAAGCGAATAGACTGCGATTCGATTTTTCCCATCCAAAGCCTTTGAATGCCCAAGAGATTGAACGAATTGAGAATTTTGTCAACGAAGTGATTGCGCAGGGAATTGAAGCAAAAGTGGAGGAGATGCCAATCGACAAAGCGAAAGAAAAAGGAGCGATGGCACTGTTCGGTGAGAAATATGGCGATGTTGTAAGGGTTGTCGAGTTCGGCGATGTGAGTGTAGAGTTGTGTGGTGGGACGCATGTGAAAAACAGTGCGGAGATTGGCTCCTTTTTTATTACAAAAGAGTCAGGGGTTAGCAGTGGAGTCAGAAGGATCGAAGCCGTATGTGGTATGAGTGCAGTCAAATTGGCGAAATCGTGGAGAGAGAGTTTAGTGAAAGCCAGCGAAGAGGTCAAAAATAAAGATATCCTTCTTGGTATCAAGAAACTCAAAGATGAGATAAAAGATCTTAAACAAGAGATAAAAAATATAAGCAGTGTCAGTGCAAAAGAGCTTGCTTCCCAGGAGATCAACGGCGTCCGAGTTGTTATTGATGAGGTAGATGCCGGGGATATCAAAAAAATCATAGATGATTTGAAAAATGCACACGAAAAATTGGCAGTGATGCTTTTTCAAAAAAGGGGCGAGAAAGTTTTGATCGCTGCTGGTGCAAAAGGAGTGAAACTCAAAGCTGGTGACTGGGTCAAAAGTGTCGCTCCAGTCGTTGGCGGCGGTGGCGGAGGGCGTCCAGATTTTGCGCAAGCGGGTGGAAAAAATCCAGAGAAGATCGGTGAAGCAAAGAAAGCAGCTTTAGAGTATGCAAAAGAGCATCTATAG